From Denitrovibrio acetiphilus DSM 12809, the proteins below share one genomic window:
- the tyrS gene encoding tyrosine--tRNA ligase, protein MLKPEEQLEQLKRGCEEIISEEDLLKKLTKSYETDTPLRVKAGFDPTAPDLHLGHTVLIQKLKHFQDLGHKIIFLIGDFTGMIGDPSGKNETRKALTREDVLANAETYKEQVFKILDPEKTEVAFNSVWMKDMSASDMIRLTSHYTVARMLERDDFSKRYKENRPISIHEFIYPLIQGYDSVALKSDVEMGGTDQKFNLLVGRDLQRAYGQAPQIALTMPILEGLDGVQKMSKSLGNYIGITESPKDMFGKVMSITDELMFRYYLLLSDRSLEDINILKQSVADGSKHPMDVKKELAMEIVARFHSEEAAKEAREGFEQVFSKRENPDEMPEYKIGTDVKLIDVITKNGLNFLPSNSEARRLAKQGGIYIDGDKVEDIDQCLHAGQYVLKVGKRKFAKLTVS, encoded by the coding sequence GTGCTAAAACCAGAAGAGCAGTTAGAACAGTTAAAACGAGGGTGTGAGGAGATCATCTCTGAAGAGGATCTTCTTAAAAAACTCACTAAATCATATGAGACAGATACACCGCTCCGAGTGAAAGCAGGGTTCGACCCTACAGCTCCTGATCTCCATCTTGGGCATACAGTACTCATTCAGAAACTCAAACACTTTCAGGATCTTGGTCATAAGATAATATTTCTTATCGGGGATTTTACAGGAATGATAGGCGACCCCTCCGGGAAAAATGAAACAAGAAAAGCTCTGACAAGAGAAGATGTTCTTGCTAATGCTGAGACATATAAAGAGCAGGTTTTTAAGATACTCGACCCGGAAAAAACTGAGGTGGCATTTAACAGTGTATGGATGAAAGATATGTCAGCTTCTGACATGATCAGGCTGACCTCTCACTATACAGTGGCGAGAATGCTTGAGCGTGATGATTTCTCCAAAAGATATAAAGAGAACAGACCAATCAGTATACACGAATTTATATATCCGTTAATTCAGGGTTATGACTCTGTGGCGCTTAAAAGTGATGTGGAAATGGGCGGAACTGACCAGAAGTTTAACCTGCTGGTTGGGCGTGATTTGCAGCGTGCCTATGGGCAGGCTCCGCAGATAGCGCTTACTATGCCTATTCTGGAAGGGCTTGACGGCGTACAGAAGATGTCAAAATCTCTCGGTAACTATATAGGTATAACAGAATCGCCAAAGGACATGTTCGGGAAAGTTATGTCCATCACGGACGAGCTCATGTTCCGCTACTACCTGCTCCTTTCTGACAGAAGCCTTGAGGATATCAATATACTTAAGCAGTCTGTCGCTGATGGAAGCAAGCATCCTATGGATGTTAAAAAGGAACTTGCGATGGAAATAGTAGCAAGGTTCCATTCAGAAGAGGCAGCAAAAGAAGCGAGAGAGGGCTTTGAGCAGGTATTTTCGAAAAGAGAAAATCCTGACGAAATGCCTGAATATAAAATAGGAACAGATGTTAAACTAATCGACGTTATAACAAAGAACGGTTTAAACTTCCTGCCGAGCAACAGCGAAGCCAGAAGGCTTGCCAAGCAGGGCGGAATTTACATAGATGGTGATAAAGTAGAGGATATTGACCAGTGTCTGCATGCAGGGCAATATGTCCTGAAAGTAGGCAAAAGAAAGTTCGCAAAGCTTACAGTAAGCTAA
- a CDS encoding prepilin peptidase has product MGSFMNVLIYRLPRDLSIVRPPSHCTSCGERVRFYDNIPVISWILLRGRCRFCSSEISFMYPVTEILTGVLVWYSFYRFGLTAQFIHAVLLILVMVSAGLADLFSALDTESFECGIIPDSLIVFGIGGALLMAYIVREDVRFAVYGAAVGFMALFIPALLYRLIRKREGMGFGDIKLVAVAGAFLGVKSIFFVVFASALMGAVIGIIWQFAARKRDIMIPFGPFISAAALIYLFFETTMDKLLYGI; this is encoded by the coding sequence ATGGGGAGCTTCATGAACGTTCTTATATACAGACTTCCCAGAGATCTTTCAATAGTACGCCCTCCTTCCCACTGTACATCCTGTGGTGAGAGAGTGCGTTTTTATGATAATATACCCGTTATAAGTTGGATTCTGCTGCGCGGAAGATGCCGTTTCTGTAGCTCAGAGATATCTTTTATGTATCCTGTAACAGAGATACTGACAGGTGTTCTTGTGTGGTACAGCTTTTATAGGTTTGGTCTCACAGCCCAGTTTATTCATGCCGTACTCCTTATCCTTGTGATGGTTTCAGCGGGGCTGGCGGATCTTTTTTCAGCTTTAGACACAGAAAGCTTTGAATGCGGTATAATACCCGACAGCCTTATCGTTTTCGGTATAGGCGGAGCTTTGCTTATGGCCTACATAGTCAGGGAGGATGTGCGTTTTGCTGTTTATGGTGCTGCTGTGGGCTTCATGGCACTGTTCATCCCTGCACTTCTTTATAGGCTGATACGTAAGCGCGAGGGGATGGGGTTTGGCGATATAAAGCTTGTGGCTGTTGCCGGTGCGTTCCTTGGGGTGAAGTCTATCTTTTTTGTTGTTTTTGCAAGCGCTCTGATGGGGGCTGTAATTGGAATTATATGGCAGTTTGCTGCCCGCAAAAGGGACATCATGATTCCGTTTGGTCCGTTTATTTCCGCAGCTGCGTTAATTTATCTTTTCTTTGAAACCACTATGGACAAGCTGTTGTACGGGATATAG
- a CDS encoding chemotaxis protein CheX encodes MKADYINPFITSTSEVFKTMVGIEPERGQLYLKSDEKLPYDISGVIGLAGQASGFVVISMTERLAFKVLENFLGEKKTEMDEDVMDAIGEILNMIAGGAKQVFSNKGIRFKISIPNVVVGKNHMVGKQRNVQCIGMTFKVGDDVFVIEVALEENGR; translated from the coding sequence ATGAAAGCAGATTACATTAACCCGTTCATAACCTCCACCAGTGAAGTTTTTAAAACTATGGTGGGCATTGAACCGGAACGCGGACAGCTCTATCTTAAATCAGACGAAAAACTTCCTTATGACATTTCAGGCGTAATAGGACTTGCCGGACAGGCTTCAGGTTTTGTTGTGATCAGCATGACGGAACGCCTTGCTTTTAAGGTGCTTGAGAACTTTCTAGGTGAGAAGAAAACTGAGATGGACGAAGATGTCATGGATGCCATTGGTGAGATTCTCAACATGATTGCAGGCGGTGCCAAACAGGTTTTCTCAAACAAGGGGATCCGTTTTAAAATTTCTATTCCAAACGTTGTCGTTGGGAAAAACCATATGGTCGGAAAACAGCGTAATGTCCAGTGTATAGGCATGACGTTTAAGGTCGGTGACGATGTCTTCGTTATCGAAGTTGCTCTGGAAGAGAACGGCAGATAA
- a CDS encoding LpxI family protein, with protein sequence MSIGLIAGYGELPLIAAKNLIKDGHELVIIALYEEVTADLGSLGVTVEKVSVTQVGKIIKLLKNNNSDRVLFAGKVNKSLLFSDLKFDLTAMKLLATLPNRKDDTIMDVICHELNANGIEVMEQSEALYPLYLGKGIYSKKKPSKVQMEDIEFGLEVARELGRLDIGQTVVVKNKAVMALEAIEGTDKAVVRGCSLAGKGAVIVKCAKPSQDKRFDIPTVGVDTLKNIADNNGKVIAVEAGTTFVVDVDSCVRYADENKLIFLAV encoded by the coding sequence TTGAGTATAGGGCTCATCGCCGGTTATGGTGAACTTCCGCTTATCGCAGCAAAAAACCTGATCAAAGACGGACATGAACTTGTCATAATAGCTCTTTACGAAGAGGTTACTGCTGATCTGGGCTCGCTAGGTGTTACGGTGGAAAAAGTAAGTGTCACTCAGGTGGGCAAAATAATCAAACTTCTTAAAAATAATAACTCGGACAGGGTCTTGTTTGCCGGAAAGGTGAACAAGTCCCTTCTTTTTTCAGACCTTAAATTTGATCTCACGGCTATGAAGCTGCTCGCAACTCTCCCGAACAGAAAAGATGATACTATTATGGATGTTATCTGTCACGAACTGAACGCTAACGGGATAGAGGTCATGGAGCAGTCAGAGGCTCTTTATCCCCTGTATCTCGGGAAAGGGATTTACAGCAAAAAGAAGCCCTCTAAGGTTCAGATGGAAGATATAGAGTTTGGTCTTGAAGTCGCAAGAGAACTTGGCAGACTTGACATCGGACAGACTGTTGTAGTGAAGAACAAAGCTGTCATGGCTCTTGAAGCTATCGAGGGCACAGACAAGGCTGTTGTCAGAGGGTGTAGTCTTGCCGGTAAGGGTGCAGTTATTGTCAAATGTGCTAAACCTTCACAGGATAAAAGGTTTGATATTCCAACTGTGGGTGTTGACACCTTAAAAAATATAGCTGATAATAACGGGAAAGTTATTGCGGTGGAGGCGGGTACAACATTTGTCGTAGATGTTGATTCCTGCGTCAGATACGCCGATGAAAACAAATTAATCTTTTTGGCTGTATAA
- a CDS encoding Gfo/Idh/MocA family protein produces the protein MVKTGIIGLGRMGRYHLNLNDEMAESDLQMLCDADSSVRDAVAKSYNYQTTGDFNEMLSKVEAVTVAAPTKHHYEIAKKCLESGKHVLVEKPITTNIEQATELFDIAEKKKLVLQIGHVERFNGAVQELDNITDDPYLIESRRVGPYNPNFKNDSIVLDLMIHDIDIILNMVNKNITSIQAHGNCVYSPLPDFATVTIQFEDNCVANILVSRVTQKKDRTMSISQKGAFIYLDYTTQDINIYREAKEGKELGIKELKYKNEYSYEKLFVYKDNPLKMEIKHFLDCVTGKQCRNVTVEHELRSLKVALKVDELLTGANGNKIEVKV, from the coding sequence ATGGTTAAAACGGGGATTATCGGGCTTGGAAGAATGGGGCGCTATCATCTGAACCTTAATGATGAGATGGCGGAATCTGACCTCCAGATGCTCTGTGATGCTGACAGCAGTGTAAGAGATGCTGTGGCTAAAAGTTATAACTATCAGACAACAGGTGATTTTAATGAAATGCTTAGTAAGGTTGAGGCTGTCACAGTCGCAGCTCCTACAAAGCATCATTACGAAATTGCTAAAAAATGTCTGGAGAGCGGGAAACACGTTCTGGTGGAAAAACCCATCACAACTAATATAGAACAAGCTACGGAGCTTTTCGATATTGCAGAAAAGAAAAAGCTTGTTTTGCAGATAGGACATGTTGAGCGTTTTAACGGTGCTGTTCAGGAGCTGGACAATATTACTGATGATCCGTATCTGATCGAATCAAGGCGTGTCGGACCTTACAACCCAAATTTTAAAAATGACTCCATCGTTCTGGATCTTATGATACATGATATTGATATCATTCTGAACATGGTGAACAAAAATATAACCAGTATTCAGGCTCATGGCAATTGTGTTTATTCGCCTCTGCCTGATTTTGCCACAGTTACTATTCAGTTTGAGGATAATTGTGTTGCAAATATTCTTGTGAGCCGTGTCACCCAGAAGAAAGACAGAACAATGAGCATTTCTCAGAAGGGTGCGTTCATCTATCTTGATTACACAACACAGGATATTAATATCTATCGCGAAGCAAAAGAGGGGAAAGAGTTAGGGATTAAAGAGCTGAAGTATAAGAATGAATACAGCTATGAAAAACTCTTTGTTTACAAAGACAACCCCCTTAAAATGGAGATTAAGCATTTCCTCGACTGTGTAACAGGCAAGCAGTGCAGAAATGTCACTGTGGAGCACGAACTCCGCTCCCTGAAAGTTGCGCTGAAGGTCGACGAACTCCTCACAGGCGCCAACGGGAATAAAATCGAGGTTAAAGTTTGA
- the lpxA gene encoding acyl-ACP--UDP-N-acetylglucosamine O-acyltransferase, translating into MINKGAIIDPSCEIADSAEIAAGAYIGKNCVIGENVQIGYNAVVESNTTIGDGTVLSPNAHIGGAPQDYSFRGEDTKLIIGKNCVIREFATIHRASTKEDVWETVVGDDCFIMAYAHIGHDCKLGNNITLTNYVSFGGHCHVGSNVVAGGYAGCHQFTRIGTGAMLGARVNVSKDIPPFCMAVGIPARIEGLNVVGLKRRGVKPDARLELKRAMAILRDLKIKLADVPDKLAELEQFEEVKIFIDFLKDSKRGFTRR; encoded by the coding sequence ATGATAAATAAAGGCGCAATAATTGACCCCAGCTGCGAAATTGCAGACTCAGCAGAGATAGCTGCCGGAGCATATATCGGTAAGAATTGTGTCATAGGCGAAAATGTTCAGATTGGTTATAATGCTGTTGTTGAGAGTAATACAACAATAGGGGACGGAACTGTCTTGAGCCCTAATGCTCATATTGGCGGCGCCCCGCAGGATTACAGCTTCCGTGGCGAAGATACAAAGCTCATAATAGGCAAGAACTGCGTGATACGTGAATTTGCCACCATCCACCGGGCAAGCACAAAAGAAGATGTATGGGAAACCGTTGTCGGGGATGACTGCTTTATTATGGCGTATGCCCACATTGGTCACGACTGCAAACTCGGAAATAATATTACGCTGACAAACTATGTCTCTTTCGGGGGGCACTGCCATGTCGGCTCAAATGTTGTTGCAGGCGGTTATGCCGGCTGTCACCAGTTTACGAGAATAGGAACAGGGGCTATGCTGGGAGCACGTGTGAATGTATCGAAAGATATTCCACCCTTCTGTATGGCTGTTGGTATCCCTGCCAGAATAGAAGGTCTCAATGTTGTTGGTTTGAAGAGACGCGGTGTTAAACCTGATGCGAGACTTGAGCTTAAAAGAGCGATGGCGATACTTAGAGATTTAAAAATAAAACTTGCTGATGTGCCGGATAAACTTGCGGAACTGGAGCAGTTTGAAGAAGTTAAAATATTCATTGATTTCTTAAAAGACAGTAAAAGAGGTTTTACCAGGAGATGA
- the fabZ gene encoding 3-hydroxyacyl-ACP dehydratase FabZ — protein MLDIKEIMKILPHRFPFLLVDRVLEITPDKIRAVKNVSMNEPFFQGHFPGHPVMPGVLIVEALAQCAGIHTISTSGEDAPENMLTLFMGVDGVKFRKQVVPGDQLEMVVTIIRKKGKIVKAKGEAFVDGQLACEGELTAMMTVPE, from the coding sequence ATGCTTGATATTAAAGAAATAATGAAAATACTTCCGCACAGATTTCCATTTCTGCTTGTGGATCGTGTTCTTGAGATAACTCCGGATAAAATCCGTGCTGTAAAAAATGTATCTATGAATGAACCGTTTTTTCAGGGTCACTTTCCCGGTCACCCTGTGATGCCGGGCGTTCTTATAGTTGAGGCTCTTGCTCAGTGTGCAGGCATACATACTATTTCAACATCAGGCGAGGATGCACCTGAGAACATGCTCACGCTCTTTATGGGAGTTGACGGTGTCAAGTTTCGTAAACAGGTTGTTCCCGGTGATCAGCTCGAGATGGTTGTTACCATTATCAGAAAGAAAGGAAAAATAGTAAAAGCTAAAGGGGAAGCATTTGTTGACGGACAGCTCGCCTGTGAAGGTGAACTGACTGCCATGATGACTGTCCCGGAGTAA
- the lpxD gene encoding UDP-3-O-(3-hydroxymyristoyl)glucosamine N-acyltransferase, with amino-acid sequence MKASELAALIGAELNGEDVEISSFSSIENISEGSLVAILGNKIPEDIYSSSAAAFLAKKGADVPAGKTYLFADDAELALVAAVNALYPKKHRDGVNPAAYVADSAIICENVFVDAFAYIGSRAKIGEGTEIHAGAVIGEDVEIGSGCIVYPNATIYDGCRLKDRVIVHSSAVIGGDGFGYYQKHGRNVKIPHIGSVILENDVEIGSGSCVDRGKFDNTVVGEGTKIDNQVQVAHNVKLGKHNILTGQAAIAGSSTTGDYVMIGARAGVSDHVNICSKVMLAAMAGVMSDIDKPGIYAGIPVTSRKGWMREIAYVRDLPNIVKRIKDLEKDKDA; translated from the coding sequence ATGAAAGCGTCAGAGCTTGCTGCGCTCATTGGTGCTGAGCTTAATGGTGAAGATGTAGAAATATCTTCATTTTCATCTATAGAAAATATCAGTGAAGGCAGTCTTGTTGCGATACTAGGTAATAAAATACCTGAAGATATATATTCTTCTTCTGCCGCGGCTTTTCTTGCTAAAAAGGGGGCAGATGTTCCGGCAGGAAAGACATATCTTTTTGCGGATGATGCAGAGCTTGCCCTTGTGGCTGCCGTAAACGCACTTTATCCGAAAAAGCACAGAGACGGTGTTAATCCCGCTGCGTATGTTGCCGACAGTGCAATTATTTGTGAAAATGTCTTTGTAGATGCATTTGCCTATATAGGCAGCAGAGCAAAGATCGGTGAAGGGACAGAGATCCATGCCGGAGCAGTGATTGGTGAAGATGTCGAGATCGGTTCTGGCTGCATAGTTTACCCTAATGCTACAATTTATGACGGATGCAGATTAAAAGATAGAGTTATAGTCCATTCCAGTGCTGTAATAGGCGGAGACGGTTTTGGATACTACCAGAAGCATGGGCGCAACGTAAAAATACCTCACATCGGGTCGGTCATACTTGAGAATGATGTCGAAATAGGCTCAGGCAGCTGTGTTGACAGAGGCAAGTTTGATAACACTGTTGTCGGCGAAGGGACGAAGATTGATAATCAGGTTCAGGTTGCTCATAATGTTAAACTTGGTAAGCATAATATACTCACAGGGCAGGCCGCAATTGCCGGAAGCTCCACCACGGGAGATTATGTTATGATAGGAGCCAGAGCAGGCGTTAGTGATCATGTTAATATCTGTTCTAAGGTTATGCTGGCGGCTATGGCTGGTGTGATGAGCGATATAGATAAACCCGGTATATATGCCGGAATTCCGGTTACTAGCAGGAAAGGCTGGATGCGGGAGATCGCATACGTCAGAGACCTGCCGAATATCGTAAAACGAATCAAAGATCTGGAGAAAGATAAAGATGCTTGA
- a CDS encoding OmpH family outer membrane protein, producing MRRVSILVMVIMVAFSANAFAKIGVLDFQQVLKQSESGKEVYNKLQTQADDYDKKLQTLGDKIKNMQDEYTQKESIYKEDTKEKKRTEIQREIRNFNTAKEDYSKELKRLEMRHLKRVQDEVMKIVTDLGKELGYEVILEVQNSAVLYMADSVNITDNVIKRYDNVFKQGK from the coding sequence ATGAGACGCGTTTCAATACTTGTAATGGTGATAATGGTAGCTTTTTCCGCAAATGCATTTGCTAAAATAGGTGTTTTGGATTTCCAGCAGGTGCTTAAGCAGTCAGAATCAGGTAAGGAAGTTTACAACAAACTGCAAACACAGGCAGATGATTATGATAAAAAGCTTCAGACACTGGGTGATAAAATTAAAAATATGCAGGACGAATATACTCAGAAAGAGAGCATTTATAAAGAAGATACAAAAGAGAAGAAGAGAACTGAAATTCAGCGTGAGATAAGAAACTTCAACACAGCAAAAGAGGACTATTCAAAAGAACTCAAAAGACTTGAGATGAGACACCTTAAAAGGGTTCAGGATGAAGTTATGAAGATAGTCACTGATCTCGGAAAAGAGCTTGGGTATGAAGTTATACTCGAAGTTCAGAACTCTGCTGTTCTTTATATGGCGGATAGCGTTAACATTACAGACAATGTAATCAAAAGATACGATAACGTTTTTAAACAAGGAAAATAA
- the bamA gene encoding outer membrane protein assembly factor BamA produces MKKYFFFIALIILFAVNSYAATIDDVVVEGNRRVPTNTILKYTVNPGDEFSLADIDNSIKNLFSADIITDVKVDMRLSDDRLILAYVVKEKPYVNRVIFNGNVELKTSVLNEILVPMTGQVIDSRKVETNLKIVEDKYHDEKFYSVDITAEIEDRGNNSVDVVYLINEGVEAKITQINVVGNNHFKRKEILKEIETSEKGFWSFFTGSGKLKKTELAVDMEKIKAMYLREGYAKIQVGEPRIELSEDKKKIVLTIVIEEGLRFKVAEVEFEGYKSVEADALRETTKLKTGDWFNVEEFQDDVKRVTAKFTDIGYAYANVNPVTILNDESQTVSVKYQIEENQLVYINRINIRGNTKSRDRVIRREFDLTEGDLYSSSLITASKNHLEFTDYFGEVRLSETPVASDKVDLDVDVTDKMTGMFSIGAGYSTVDAVTGMVSLTQKNLFGMGYQTTLKAEFSEKKADYTFSITNPWLFDRPYSLGFDLFKTDRSYYEYDKESMGAAVSLGHQLIKRKLYANYRLRYEVIDINDIDEDAAKIVWEQEGESTTISLTPTLRWTTLNHPQNPTAGNKAVVYSKIAGGIFGGDNDFVKIGLSYTHYIPLFWKFVFMGNFEGGQVEAYGGKDVPVAERYRLGGMYSVRGYDYGDVSPLDEDGDRLGGVKYDQMNLEVIFPVVESAQLMGVFFIDAAQSLTSNEQFLSGDVYKSYGAGFRWYSPVGPLRLEYGVPVDDPNGEDPSGKWEFSIGGMF; encoded by the coding sequence ATGAAAAAGTATTTTTTTTTTATTGCACTGATAATTCTATTCGCGGTTAATTCTTATGCCGCAACAATCGATGATGTCGTTGTGGAGGGGAACAGAAGGGTACCCACAAATACTATTCTGAAATATACCGTAAATCCCGGGGATGAGTTCAGTTTAGCAGACATCGATAACAGTATTAAAAATCTTTTCAGCGCAGATATCATCACAGATGTTAAAGTTGACATGAGGCTCAGCGACGACAGGCTTATTCTTGCCTATGTTGTTAAAGAAAAACCATATGTTAACAGGGTTATTTTTAACGGTAACGTTGAGCTGAAGACCAGTGTTCTTAACGAAATACTTGTGCCGATGACCGGACAGGTTATTGACAGCAGAAAAGTTGAAACAAACCTGAAAATAGTCGAAGACAAATATCATGATGAAAAATTCTACTCTGTAGATATAACAGCCGAGATAGAAGACAGAGGGAATAACTCTGTTGATGTCGTTTACCTTATTAACGAAGGTGTCGAGGCTAAAATTACTCAAATTAATGTCGTTGGGAATAATCACTTTAAAAGAAAGGAAATCCTGAAAGAGATAGAAACTTCTGAAAAGGGCTTCTGGTCTTTCTTTACCGGAAGCGGAAAGCTTAAAAAGACAGAGCTTGCCGTCGATATGGAAAAGATAAAGGCTATGTATCTCCGTGAAGGGTATGCCAAAATACAGGTCGGCGAGCCGAGGATTGAGCTTTCTGAGGATAAGAAGAAGATTGTTCTGACTATAGTCATAGAAGAGGGGCTGAGGTTCAAAGTAGCCGAAGTCGAGTTTGAGGGGTATAAATCTGTCGAGGCTGACGCTCTCCGTGAGACTACGAAGCTGAAAACAGGGGATTGGTTTAACGTTGAAGAATTTCAGGATGATGTTAAAAGAGTCACTGCGAAATTCACAGATATCGGATACGCCTATGCAAACGTAAATCCTGTTACAATCCTTAATGATGAGTCTCAGACTGTTTCAGTTAAATACCAGATAGAAGAGAATCAGCTCGTCTATATCAACAGAATCAATATCCGTGGTAACACGAAATCGAGAGACAGGGTTATAAGACGTGAGTTTGATCTAACAGAGGGAGACCTCTACAGCAGTTCACTTATTACAGCGTCAAAGAATCATCTGGAATTTACCGATTATTTTGGTGAAGTCCGTTTGTCGGAGACACCCGTTGCCAGCGATAAAGTTGATCTTGATGTGGATGTTACAGATAAAATGACAGGTATGTTCAGCATTGGTGCCGGATACTCGACAGTTGATGCTGTGACAGGTATGGTTTCCCTTACGCAGAAGAACCTGTTCGGGATGGGATATCAGACCACACTCAAAGCGGAATTCTCTGAAAAGAAAGCTGACTACACTTTCAGCATAACAAACCCCTGGCTGTTTGACAGACCGTACAGCCTTGGTTTTGATCTTTTTAAAACAGACAGAAGTTATTACGAATATGATAAAGAGTCCATGGGAGCTGCGGTAAGCCTTGGGCATCAGCTTATTAAACGCAAACTGTACGCAAACTACAGGCTGCGCTACGAAGTAATAGACATTAATGATATAGATGAAGATGCCGCAAAAATAGTCTGGGAACAGGAGGGGGAGTCTACAACGATAAGTTTGACACCGACTCTCCGGTGGACAACACTGAATCACCCTCAGAACCCTACGGCAGGTAATAAAGCTGTTGTATATAGCAAAATAGCCGGCGGTATTTTCGGCGGTGATAATGACTTTGTAAAAATAGGGCTGTCATACACCCACTATATCCCTCTTTTCTGGAAATTTGTTTTCATGGGTAACTTTGAAGGCGGTCAGGTTGAGGCATACGGTGGAAAAGATGTACCTGTGGCAGAGCGTTACAGACTTGGTGGCATGTATAGTGTCCGGGGGTACGACTATGGCGATGTCTCCCCTCTGGATGAAGATGGAGACAGGCTGGGTGGTGTGAAGTACGATCAGATGAACCTTGAGGTGATCTTTCCTGTTGTGGAGAGTGCACAGCTAATGGGCGTATTTTTTATTGATGCGGCTCAATCGCTTACCAGCAACGAGCAGTTCCTTAGCGGTGATGTTTATAAATCATATGGAGCCGGTTTCAGATGGTACAGCCCTGTCGGCCCCCTCAGGCTGGAGTATGGTGTGCCAGTTGACGATCCTAACGGTGAAGACCCCAGTGGTAAATGGGAGTTTTCCATCGGCGGTATGTTCTAA
- the hisG gene encoding ATP phosphoribosyltransferase, whose protein sequence is MKENCVNVALPKGRLAEDTIELFLKQGITNEGVVDFNSRRLTFYDEKNNIKFMMVRNMDVSTYVEHGAADIGVVGKDILLESGSDVYEYLDLGFGFCRLCVAGIRNSDLSYRHDMVVATKYPMLTKNFFASKGVFVETIKLYGSIELSPIVGLSDFIVDLVSTGQTLKKNGLIEVETILESTARLIGNKSMAKVKYDRIKEIIETVESV, encoded by the coding sequence ATGAAAGAAAACTGCGTAAATGTAGCTCTGCCTAAGGGTAGACTTGCAGAAGATACTATTGAACTTTTCCTTAAACAAGGCATCACTAATGAAGGCGTGGTGGACTTTAATTCCAGAAGGCTCACTTTTTATGATGAAAAGAATAACATCAAATTCATGATGGTGAGAAATATGGATGTTTCCACTTATGTGGAGCACGGCGCCGCAGATATTGGCGTGGTTGGAAAAGATATACTGCTGGAATCCGGCAGTGACGTTTACGAATATCTCGATCTTGGCTTCGGGTTTTGCAGACTCTGTGTGGCAGGCATCAGAAACAGCGACCTTTCATACAGGCATGACATGGTGGTTGCTACGAAATATCCGATGCTTACTAAGAACTTTTTCGCAAGTAAAGGTGTTTTTGTTGAAACGATAAAACTTTACGGTTCAATAGAACTTTCCCCTATTGTGGGGCTTTCTGATTTTATTGTGGATCTTGTTTCCACAGGGCAGACACTGAAAAAGAACGGACTGATCGAAGTTGAGACTATACTTGAATCCACAGCCAGACTCATAGGCAACAAAAGCATGGCTAAAGTTAAATATGACAGGATAAAGGAAATAATTGAAACAGTGGAGTCAGTATGA